A part of Ursus arctos isolate Adak ecotype North America chromosome X, UrsArc2.0, whole genome shotgun sequence genomic DNA contains:
- the SH2D1A gene encoding SH2 domain-containing protein 1A has protein sequence MDAVAVYHGKISRETGEKLLLATGLDGSYLLRDSESVPGVYCLCVLYQGYIYTYRVSQTETGSWSAETAPGVHKRFFRKIKNLISAFQKPDQGIVIPLQYPVEKKRSVRGAQGTTGRREDPDVFLKTP, from the exons ATGGACGCGGTGGCTGTGTACCACGGCAAAATCAGCCGGGAGACGGGGGAGAAGCTCCTGCTCGCCACGGGTCTGGATGGCAGCTATTTGctgagagacagcgagagcgtcCCCGGCGTGTACTGCCTGTGTGTGCT GTATCAAGGTTACATTTATACATACCGAGTGTCCCAGACAGAAACGGGTTCTTGGAGTGCTGAG ACAGCACCTGGGGTTCATAAAAGATTTTTCcggaaaataaaaaatctcatttcAGCATTTCAGAAGCCAGATCAAGGTATTGTAATACCTCTGCAGTACCCAGTTGAGAAGAAGCGCTCGGTTAGAGGTGCGCAAGGTACTACAG ggAGAAGAGAAGATCCTGATGTCTTCCTGAAAAcaccatga